From one Desmospora activa DSM 45169 genomic stretch:
- a CDS encoding suppressor of fused domain protein — protein MDTPGQSGEVLKHLERHLGTVHKVESAKSSKENRGYDLIFFHNDEPPISTVVTNGLRFQSITSMLPEELVCTLWDGQEHIAHYLVDSTASMLLRGGCSLDYGMVIENKQPIVSNTEIQAILAHPSPYFGNTFDLFPNTNEPTLQMISLIPITLAEAAFVKKEGPEALFERFRENRANILDVRRPSVV, from the coding sequence ATGGACACACCAGGACAATCCGGCGAAGTCCTCAAACACTTAGAACGGCATCTGGGCACAGTGCACAAAGTGGAGTCCGCCAAGTCGTCGAAGGAAAACAGAGGCTATGACCTGATTTTTTTTCACAACGATGAGCCGCCGATCAGCACCGTCGTCACAAACGGATTGCGCTTTCAGTCGATCACTTCGATGCTTCCTGAAGAACTTGTCTGTACGCTGTGGGACGGACAGGAGCACATCGCTCATTATCTCGTGGATTCCACTGCTTCTATGCTTCTCCGAGGTGGGTGCAGCCTCGATTATGGCATGGTTATCGAGAACAAGCAGCCTATCGTCAGCAACACTGAAATCCAGGCTATCCTCGCACATCCGAGCCCGTATTTTGGAAACACTTTTGACCTCTTTCCAAACACCAACGAGCCCACACTGCAAATGATCTCCCTTATCCCGATCACTTTAGCAGAGGCCGCATTCGTCAAGAAGGAAGGCCCCGAAGCATTGTTTGAGCGTTTCCGCGAGAACCGGGCGAACATCCTTGATGTACGTCGTCCCTCAGTGGTTTAA
- the fsa gene encoding fructose-6-phosphate aldolase has product MKFFIDTADVEQIRKVHEWGLLAGVTTNPSLVAKSGRDFNEVLQEITSFVKGSVSAEVLSDDAEGMWEEAGPLTAIADNITIKVPMTAEGLKAVHRFSQAGIQTNVTLVFSANQALMAARAGATYVSPFLGRLDDIGHDGIQLIEEIAHLFELHQLDTQIIAASVRHPQHVTQAAAAGAHIATLPVSVYEQMLSHPLTDAGIERFKKDWEEAQTRS; this is encoded by the coding sequence ATGAAATTTTTTATCGATACCGCCGATGTGGAACAAATCCGGAAAGTGCATGAGTGGGGGCTGTTGGCGGGTGTTACCACCAACCCCAGCTTAGTGGCAAAATCCGGACGTGACTTCAATGAGGTATTGCAGGAGATTACCTCTTTTGTAAAGGGCTCCGTCAGTGCGGAAGTGCTTTCTGACGATGCGGAAGGCATGTGGGAAGAAGCGGGTCCCCTCACTGCCATCGCTGACAATATCACCATTAAAGTTCCGATGACCGCTGAAGGACTAAAAGCGGTCCATCGCTTCTCCCAGGCGGGGATTCAAACCAATGTCACATTGGTCTTTTCAGCGAATCAAGCCTTGATGGCGGCTCGTGCCGGTGCCACATACGTCAGTCCGTTCTTGGGGCGATTAGACGATATCGGTCACGACGGGATCCAGCTGATCGAAGAAATCGCTCATCTGTTTGAACTGCATCAACTCGACACACAGATCATTGCCGCCAGTGTTCGTCATCCGCAACATGTCACTCAGGCTGCTGCGGCAGGTGCCCATATCGCAACCTTGCCTGTAAGCGTCTATGAACAAATGTTGTCTCATCCGTTGACCGACGCCGGAATCGAACGGTTTAAAAAGGATTGGGAAGAAGCGCAAACCCGTTCGTGA
- the fba gene encoding class II fructose-1,6-bisphosphate aldolase translates to MPLVPMTDFLPRAKREGFAVGQFNMNNLEFTQGIAAAAKEEQSPFIYGVSEGAMRYMGIDYVVAMAEIAAKESGVPVALHLDHGSSFDVVMKCIQAGFSSVMFDGSHHPYEENIRLTKEIVKAAHAVGVSVEGELGTIGGVEDDLEVDEADAALANPEEAIRFWEETQVDAMAIAVGTAHGMYKGEPKIHFDIIDAVAKKIDAPIVLHGGSGVPDAAIQESVRLGVGKINVNTENQVACTGKIRELLGANPEMIDPRKYLGPGREAIKETVKGKMRLFGSSGKA, encoded by the coding sequence ATGCCGTTAGTACCAATGACTGATTTCTTACCCCGAGCGAAACGCGAGGGTTTTGCTGTCGGACAATTTAATATGAACAACCTGGAATTTACCCAGGGAATCGCCGCTGCGGCAAAAGAAGAACAATCTCCGTTTATCTATGGTGTCAGTGAAGGCGCCATGCGATATATGGGGATTGACTATGTGGTGGCGATGGCTGAGATTGCAGCTAAGGAGTCCGGGGTGCCTGTCGCTTTACATTTGGATCACGGCAGCAGCTTTGATGTCGTGATGAAATGTATTCAAGCCGGATTTTCGTCGGTGATGTTTGATGGCTCCCATCATCCCTATGAAGAAAACATTCGCCTGACGAAAGAGATTGTAAAAGCGGCTCATGCTGTCGGCGTGTCTGTGGAGGGTGAGCTGGGTACGATCGGTGGAGTGGAAGATGATCTAGAGGTGGATGAAGCCGACGCTGCCTTGGCTAACCCGGAAGAGGCAATCCGCTTCTGGGAGGAGACGCAGGTGGATGCGATGGCGATTGCAGTTGGAACCGCTCACGGCATGTATAAAGGGGAGCCGAAGATCCATTTTGATATTATCGATGCCGTCGCCAAAAAGATCGATGCCCCGATCGTATTACACGGTGGTTCCGGGGTGCCGGATGCCGCTATCCAGGAATCGGTCCGGTTGGGTGTGGGTAAGATCAACGTCAACACCGAAAACCAAGTCGCTTGTACCGGCAAGATCCGGGAGCTGTTGGGAGCCAATCCAGAGATGATCGATCCGCGAAAATACTTAGGCCCGGGACGGGAAGCGATCAAGGAAACCGTCAAAGGGAAAATGCGCCTGTTTGGTAGCAGCGGCAAAGCCTGA
- a CDS encoding 3-keto-5-aminohexanoate cleavage protein: MQKLIITAALVGAELNRGDTPHLPLTPQEIGEAAAKARQAGASIAHIHVRDAKGKPTQDRMIYQEAIAEIQKRSDIIVQVSTGGAVGMSGEERLQPLELCPEMATLTTGTVNFGDGVFWNPPDLIRQFALRMKEKGVRPEFEIFDAGMIPTALRLVEEGLVEGHLHFDFVMGVPGGIPADPRHLLLLVDQLPSGATWTVAGVGRHQLPLSAWAITLGGHVRVGLEDNRYYRKGELATNEQLVARVSRLAQELQRPLATPEETRLILGIQ, encoded by the coding sequence TTGCAAAAGCTTATCATTACCGCGGCCCTAGTGGGAGCAGAGTTAAATCGAGGCGATACCCCCCACCTTCCACTTACACCGCAGGAGATTGGGGAAGCGGCGGCCAAAGCCCGCCAGGCAGGGGCATCGATCGCCCACATCCATGTGCGGGATGCGAAGGGTAAGCCGACGCAAGACCGCATGATTTATCAGGAAGCGATCGCAGAGATCCAAAAGCGAAGTGACATCATTGTACAGGTTTCTACCGGTGGGGCGGTTGGGATGAGTGGCGAGGAGCGCTTGCAGCCGCTGGAATTGTGCCCGGAAATGGCGACACTAACAACGGGAACTGTCAATTTTGGCGATGGTGTCTTTTGGAATCCACCTGATCTGATTCGCCAATTTGCCCTGCGTATGAAAGAGAAAGGGGTTCGCCCAGAGTTTGAGATTTTTGATGCTGGCATGATTCCCACCGCTCTGCGCTTGGTGGAAGAAGGGTTGGTAGAAGGACACCTGCATTTCGATTTTGTGATGGGAGTACCCGGCGGTATTCCAGCTGATCCCAGGCATCTGTTGTTACTGGTGGATCAATTGCCGTCGGGTGCCACATGGACAGTGGCAGGAGTAGGTCGGCATCAATTGCCGCTGTCGGCTTGGGCGATCACTTTGGGCGGGCATGTGCGGGTGGGCCTGGAGGATAATCGCTACTATCGCAAGGGAGAACTGGCGACGAATGAACAGCTGGTAGCGCGGGTTAGTCGTCTGGCGCAGGAATTGCAACGTCCGCTAGCTACTCCGGAGGAAACCAGGCTGATATTGGGGATTCAATAA
- a CDS encoding hotdog domain-containing protein, whose translation MDEGTIRIRMSEADVHYGGGLVDGARILALFGDVATELLIRHDGDEGLFVAYDSVEFTAPVYAGDYIEASGRIVRVGNTSRSMEFVAHKVIETRIDPAVPSAAQVLAEPVMVARASGTCVVPKERQRSQD comes from the coding sequence ATGGACGAGGGAACGATCCGGATTCGGATGAGTGAGGCTGATGTTCACTACGGGGGCGGGTTGGTGGACGGTGCGCGGATATTGGCTTTGTTCGGCGATGTGGCAACGGAGTTGCTAATCCGCCATGATGGTGATGAGGGATTATTTGTCGCTTACGATTCGGTCGAATTTACCGCTCCCGTCTATGCCGGGGACTATATTGAGGCGAGCGGGCGTATCGTCCGGGTGGGGAATACATCGCGATCGATGGAATTTGTCGCCCATAAGGTAATTGAAACCCGTATCGATCCGGCGGTGCCCTCTGCGGCCCAGGTGTTGGCGGAGCCGGTGATGGTGGCGCGGGCCAGTGGAACCTGTGTTGTCCCCAAAGAGCGACAACGGTCGCAGGACTAA
- a CDS encoding response regulator — translation MSDKKLLIVDDQYGIRVLLKEVFSREGLEVLQAANGKVALEIIQTEPPDLILLDMKMPGMDGLELLRHLKKEPLNIKVIMMTAYGELDMVEEATKLGALAHFTKPFDIEELRSEVLRQLLQRAH, via the coding sequence TTGTCCGATAAGAAACTTTTGATCGTGGACGACCAATACGGCATTCGTGTGCTGCTTAAGGAAGTGTTCAGCCGAGAAGGGCTGGAAGTATTGCAAGCGGCCAACGGGAAAGTGGCGCTGGAGATTATCCAAACGGAGCCGCCGGATCTTATCCTGCTGGATATGAAAATGCCGGGAATGGATGGTCTCGAATTGCTTCGCCATCTAAAAAAAGAGCCGCTAAATATAAAAGTTATCATGATGACGGCTTACGGCGAGCTGGATATGGTGGAGGAAGCAACCAAGTTGGGTGCGCTGGCTCACTTTACCAAGCCCTTTGACATTGAGGAACTACGGTCTGAAGTACTGCGACAGCTGTTGCAACGCGCACACTGA
- a CDS encoding CTP synthase, with protein sequence MTKFIFVTGGVVSSLGKGITAASLGRLLKNRGLTVTIQKFDPYINVDPGTMSPYQHGEVFVTDDGAETDLDLGHYERFIDINLSKNSNVTTGKVYSTVINKERRGDYLGGTVQVIPHITNEIKDRVFRAARETHPDVVITEIGGTVGDIESLPFLEAIRQIKSEVGRENVMYIHCTLIPELSATGELKTKPTQHSVKELRGIGIQPNLIVCRTGRPLSEDMKRKLALFCDIDYEAVIECRDAETLYEVPLMLQAEGLDDIVVKHLGLQTDEANMSEWVALVDKVKNLSHTTRIAIVGKYVALKDAYMSVVESLNHAGFENDTEVEIVWVNAEEVTDANAASLLEGVDGILVPGGFGDRGIEGKIVAVRYAREQRIPMFGICLGMQVACIEGARHLLGLENAHSSEIDPETPHPLIDLLPEQKEIEDLGGTMRLGLYPCKLTAGSKAQAAYGNGLVYERHRHRYEFNNEYREQMIQAGYLFSGTSPDGRLVEIVELKDHPWFVGCQFHPEFTSRPNRPQPLFRDFVAASLTARLNTVKG encoded by the coding sequence ATGACCAAATTCATCTTTGTAACCGGCGGTGTGGTGTCGTCCCTGGGGAAGGGGATTACGGCGGCATCGCTGGGTCGGCTGCTGAAAAACCGGGGGCTGACGGTCACCATTCAAAAATTTGATCCGTACATCAATGTGGACCCAGGCACGATGAGTCCCTACCAACACGGGGAAGTATTCGTCACCGATGATGGAGCGGAGACGGATCTAGACTTGGGTCACTATGAGCGCTTTATCGACATCAACCTCTCCAAAAACAGCAATGTGACAACGGGCAAGGTGTATTCTACCGTGATTAACAAAGAGCGGCGCGGGGATTATCTGGGCGGAACGGTACAGGTGATTCCGCACATTACAAACGAAATCAAGGACCGGGTATTTCGTGCCGCCCGTGAAACCCATCCCGATGTGGTGATCACGGAGATCGGTGGTACCGTCGGTGATATTGAGAGCTTACCGTTTTTGGAAGCGATCCGGCAAATCAAGAGCGAAGTGGGTCGGGAAAATGTGATGTATATCCACTGCACCTTAATTCCTGAACTGTCCGCTACTGGTGAGCTAAAGACCAAACCGACCCAACACAGCGTCAAAGAATTGCGCGGAATTGGGATTCAACCCAATCTGATCGTTTGCCGGACCGGCCGTCCCCTGTCGGAAGATATGAAACGGAAGCTGGCTCTGTTCTGCGATATCGACTATGAAGCGGTGATTGAGTGCCGCGATGCGGAAACCCTCTACGAAGTCCCGTTGATGTTGCAAGCGGAAGGGTTGGACGATATCGTTGTCAAACACCTGGGCTTACAGACGGATGAGGCGAATATGAGCGAATGGGTGGCTTTGGTCGATAAGGTGAAAAACTTGTCCCATACCACGCGTATCGCCATTGTCGGCAAATATGTCGCTTTAAAGGATGCCTATATGAGTGTGGTAGAGTCTTTAAACCATGCCGGGTTTGAAAATGATACCGAAGTGGAGATCGTTTGGGTAAACGCCGAAGAAGTGACGGATGCGAATGCCGCCTCACTGCTGGAAGGGGTGGACGGCATTCTGGTGCCGGGCGGATTTGGCGACCGTGGCATCGAAGGTAAAATCGTCGCCGTTCGCTACGCCCGAGAGCAACGGATTCCGATGTTCGGCATCTGTCTCGGGATGCAAGTAGCTTGTATCGAAGGGGCGCGTCATCTGTTGGGATTGGAAAACGCCCATAGCTCCGAAATCGATCCGGAAACACCTCATCCCTTGATCGACTTGTTACCGGAACAAAAAGAGATCGAAGATCTGGGCGGCACCATGCGCTTAGGGTTATATCCCTGTAAGTTGACAGCGGGCTCCAAAGCACAAGCAGCATACGGCAATGGTTTGGTCTACGAACGCCACCGCCATCGTTATGAATTTAACAATGAATACCGGGAACAAATGATACAAGCCGGTTATCTTTTCTCCGGCACCTCCCCTGACGGTCGTCTGGTGGAAATTGTAGAGCTAAAAGATCATCCCTGGTTTGTGGGTTGCCAATTTCACCCTGAATTTACTTCCCGCCCGAATCGTCCGCAACCGTTGTTCCGTGACTTTGTAGCCGCTTCACTCACCGCCCGTCTCAACACCGTAAAAGGTTGA
- the rpoE gene encoding DNA-directed RNA polymerase subunit delta has translation MSEQLAEQLSPEDIRETAMVDLAFYILKEKEEPILYRALMQEVAQMKGFSEEEINQYIAQLYTEMNIDGRFICVGKSLWGLRSWYPTEQATDSAVAQNVKDDYSDELEEEELFDGEKADFDNDDDDDEADFEANYDEDGDFDPEDDDENDDDEDDDEQP, from the coding sequence ATGTCCGAACAATTAGCTGAACAATTGTCGCCGGAAGATATCCGCGAAACGGCGATGGTGGATCTGGCGTTTTATATTTTAAAGGAAAAAGAGGAACCGATCTTATATCGGGCCTTGATGCAAGAAGTGGCGCAAATGAAAGGATTCTCGGAAGAGGAGATCAACCAATACATTGCCCAGCTCTACACCGAGATGAACATCGACGGCCGCTTTATTTGTGTGGGAAAAAGCTTGTGGGGTTTGCGCAGCTGGTACCCGACGGAACAAGCGACGGACTCCGCTGTCGCTCAAAATGTGAAGGATGATTATAGCGACGAATTGGAAGAAGAAGAGCTGTTCGACGGGGAAAAGGCTGATTTTGACAATGATGATGACGATGATGAGGCTGATTTTGAGGCCAATTATGATGAAGACGGCGATTTTGACCCGGAAGACGACGATGAGAACGATGACGATGAAGACGATGATGAACAGCCTTGA
- a CDS encoding bifunctional 4-hydroxy-2-oxoglutarate aldolase/2-dehydro-3-deoxy-phosphogluconate aldolase, which produces MIHDLIQTNPVIAIIRKVSFEKLPPLGQALANGGIKLAEITMDSEKALEGIQVLKEQQLRVGVGTVLDAETARLAILHGAEFLITPCVRLDVIATGRRYNVPVMTGALTPTEILQAYEAGSDYVKVFPAANLGPSYIKDVKGPLSQIPLIPTGGVNVENIGRFLQNGATAVGVGGSLIDKKRIEADDFATIEKWSRDLVAAAKG; this is translated from the coding sequence ATGATACACGATCTAATCCAAACCAACCCTGTTATCGCCATTATTCGAAAGGTTTCCTTTGAAAAATTGCCCCCTCTGGGTCAAGCGCTGGCCAACGGCGGCATCAAACTGGCGGAAATAACGATGGATTCAGAGAAGGCGTTAGAAGGGATTCAGGTACTAAAAGAACAACAGCTGCGGGTAGGGGTAGGAACCGTCCTCGATGCGGAAACGGCCCGCCTCGCGATCCTTCACGGCGCCGAGTTTCTGATCACACCCTGTGTCCGTCTGGATGTGATCGCCACCGGTAGGAGATACAATGTGCCGGTGATGACGGGAGCATTGACACCGACAGAGATCCTACAAGCCTATGAAGCGGGCTCTGATTATGTCAAAGTGTTTCCTGCCGCCAACCTTGGCCCCTCCTACATCAAAGACGTCAAAGGACCGCTATCCCAAATCCCCCTCATTCCCACCGGCGGCGTCAATGTCGAAAATATCGGCCGCTTTCTCCAAAACGGAGCCACTGCGGTAGGAGTTGGCGGTTCCCTGATCGACAAAAAACGGATCGAGGCTGACGATTTTGCCACCATTGAAAAATGGAGCCGCGATTTGGTAGCAGCCGCGAAGGGATAA